In Musa acuminata AAA Group cultivar baxijiao chromosome BXJ2-8, Cavendish_Baxijiao_AAA, whole genome shotgun sequence, one genomic interval encodes:
- the LOC103995980 gene encoding FRIGIDA-like protein 3 isoform X1, which produces MADTRSVVTLIDSTTSKLQQLQQAFSELESHSAISLNLKWKELEEHFHGLEKSLKKRFDELEDQEKKYVTKVTEAQEMLEKQEAAVVSKELASLERLQEQRDAVLSALFVKYRTSSPELVAAGVSNGMADPILRENLDDTAAKSGSEYVCPIEDENTCTKPPSELIKLCEEMDAEGLHKFISDNRKNLSSIREEIPVALRSAPSPFSLVLDSLKGFYAGEVLGLNGKKDGSLLGLRRTCLMLMESLEQLLANGVPDSLSDEQILTPDTKEKAKVVAKEWKPKLDHLDTEASSGNSLEAHAFLQLLATFDIVSEFDQDEICKLIPAVTRRRQTVELCRSLGLSHKMPGLIEVLLNSGRQVEVVNLAYAFKLTEQFAPVPLLKSYLKEAKKVPQVKAGSMSPGAQNEMNERELSALKAVIKCIEEHKLEDQYPVDPLQNRILQLEKAKADKRRAAEAARPQSKRPRASGSLYAPRVTSMPDKSFYHAPPERYLYPYDRQYVYAAEAHHPPLVNSAPYTTISPTHTTYYGNGYQVQYQTAYLH; this is translated from the exons ATGGCAGATACACGGTCAGTCGTCACACTTATTGATTCTACAACTTCAAAGTTGCAACAATTGCAACAGGCATTTTCTGAACTTGAGAGTCATAGTGCCATATCCTTGAACTTGAAATggaaagaacttgaagaacatttTCATGGACTTGAGAAATCTCTGAAGAAAAGGTTTGATGAGTTGGAAGATCAGGAAAAGAAATACGTTACAAAGGTCACAGAAGCCCAAGAGATGTTGGAGAAGCAGGAGGCTGCTGTCGTGTCTAAGGAGCTTGCATCACTGGAACGATTGCAGGAACAAAGAGATGCTGTTCTATCTGCTTTGTTTGTCAAATACAGGACCTCTTCTCCAGAACTCGTTGCTGCAGGGGTCAGCAATGGCATGGCTGATCCTATTTTAAGAGAGAACTTGGATGATACAGCTGCCAAATCTGGCTCTGAATATGTGTGTCCTATAGAAGATGAAAACACATGCACCAAGCCTCCTTCGGAGCTGATTAAATTGTGTGAAGAAATGGATGCAGAAGGTCTACACAAGTTCATTTCAGACAATCGTAAAAACTTGAGCTCTATACGTGAAGAAATACCAGTTGCATTAAGAAGTGCACCCAGTCCTTTCAGCTTAGTTTTGGATTCTTTGAAGGGCTTTTATGCTGGAGAGGTTCTCGGATTAAATGGAAAAAAAGATGGTAGCCTTTTGGGCCTGCGAAGGACTTGTCTCATGTTGATGGAATCTCTTGAACAACTGTTAGCAAATGGTGTTCCAGATTCTCTTTCTGATGAACAAATACTTACACCAGATACTAAAGAGAAAGCAAAGGTGGTAGCTAAAGAATGGAAGCCAAAACTAGATCATCTTGACACTGAAGCCAGCAGTGGAAACTCATTGGAAGCACATGCATTTCTTCAGCTTTTGGCTACTTTTGATATTGTTTCGGAGTTTGATCAAGATGAAATCTGCAAACTTATTCCAGCTGTTACACGGCGTCGTCAAACTGTTGAGTTGTGTCGCTCACTTGGTTTGTCACATAAAATGCCAG GTTTGATCGAAGTTCTACTGAATAGTGGAAGGCAAGTTGAGGTGGTTAATCTCGCATATGCCTTCAAATTAACTGAGCAGTTTGCACCAGTGCCATTACTTAAATCATATTTGAAGGAAGCGAAAAAGGTACCACAAGTCAAAGCTGGAAGCATGTCTCCTGGTGCACAG AATGAAATGAACGAACGTGAATTATCTGCCCTTAAAGCTGTCATCAAGTGCATCGAGGAGCACAAACTTGAAGATCAATACCCTGTCGATCCACTTCAGAATCGAATCCTCCAGCTAGAGAAAGCAAAGGCTGACAAGAGGAGGGCAGCTGAAGCTGCAAGGCCACAATCCAAGAGACCCCGTGCCAGTGGCAGCCTTTACGCCCCTCGTGTCACCAGCATGCCTGACAAAAGCTTCTACCATGCACCCCCTGAGAGATATCTGTATCCTTACGATAGGCAGTATGTGTACGCAGCCGAAGCTCATCATCCTCCTCTGGTGAATTCTGCTCCATACACCACCATCTCCCCTACTCATACCACTTACTATGGAAATGGCTACCAGGTCCAGTACCAGACTGCCTATCTGCACTAA
- the LOC103995980 gene encoding FRIGIDA-like protein 3 isoform X2, producing the protein MADTRSVVTLIDSTTSKLQQLQQAFSELESHSAISLNLKWKELEEHFHGLEKSLKKRFDELEDQEKKYVTKVTEAQEMLEKQEAAVVSKELASLERLQEQRDAVLSALFVKYRTSSPELVAAGVSNGMADPILRENLDDTAAKSGSEYVCPIEDENTCTKPPSELIKLCEEMDAEGLHKFISDNRKNLSSIREEIPVALRSAPSPFSLVLDSLKGFYAGEVLGLNGKKDGSLLGLRRTCLMLMESLEQLLANGVPDSLSDEQILTPDTKEKAKVVAKEWKPKLDHLDTEASSGNSLEAHAFLQLLATFDIVSEFDQDEICKLIPAVTRRRQTVELCRSLGLSHKMPGLIEVLLNSGRQVEVVNLAYAFKLTEQFAPVPLLKSYLKEAKKNEMNERELSALKAVIKCIEEHKLEDQYPVDPLQNRILQLEKAKADKRRAAEAARPQSKRPRASGSLYAPRVTSMPDKSFYHAPPERYLYPYDRQYVYAAEAHHPPLVNSAPYTTISPTHTTYYGNGYQVQYQTAYLH; encoded by the exons ATGGCAGATACACGGTCAGTCGTCACACTTATTGATTCTACAACTTCAAAGTTGCAACAATTGCAACAGGCATTTTCTGAACTTGAGAGTCATAGTGCCATATCCTTGAACTTGAAATggaaagaacttgaagaacatttTCATGGACTTGAGAAATCTCTGAAGAAAAGGTTTGATGAGTTGGAAGATCAGGAAAAGAAATACGTTACAAAGGTCACAGAAGCCCAAGAGATGTTGGAGAAGCAGGAGGCTGCTGTCGTGTCTAAGGAGCTTGCATCACTGGAACGATTGCAGGAACAAAGAGATGCTGTTCTATCTGCTTTGTTTGTCAAATACAGGACCTCTTCTCCAGAACTCGTTGCTGCAGGGGTCAGCAATGGCATGGCTGATCCTATTTTAAGAGAGAACTTGGATGATACAGCTGCCAAATCTGGCTCTGAATATGTGTGTCCTATAGAAGATGAAAACACATGCACCAAGCCTCCTTCGGAGCTGATTAAATTGTGTGAAGAAATGGATGCAGAAGGTCTACACAAGTTCATTTCAGACAATCGTAAAAACTTGAGCTCTATACGTGAAGAAATACCAGTTGCATTAAGAAGTGCACCCAGTCCTTTCAGCTTAGTTTTGGATTCTTTGAAGGGCTTTTATGCTGGAGAGGTTCTCGGATTAAATGGAAAAAAAGATGGTAGCCTTTTGGGCCTGCGAAGGACTTGTCTCATGTTGATGGAATCTCTTGAACAACTGTTAGCAAATGGTGTTCCAGATTCTCTTTCTGATGAACAAATACTTACACCAGATACTAAAGAGAAAGCAAAGGTGGTAGCTAAAGAATGGAAGCCAAAACTAGATCATCTTGACACTGAAGCCAGCAGTGGAAACTCATTGGAAGCACATGCATTTCTTCAGCTTTTGGCTACTTTTGATATTGTTTCGGAGTTTGATCAAGATGAAATCTGCAAACTTATTCCAGCTGTTACACGGCGTCGTCAAACTGTTGAGTTGTGTCGCTCACTTGGTTTGTCACATAAAATGCCAG GTTTGATCGAAGTTCTACTGAATAGTGGAAGGCAAGTTGAGGTGGTTAATCTCGCATATGCCTTCAAATTAACTGAGCAGTTTGCACCAGTGCCATTACTTAAATCATATTTGAAGGAAGCGAAAAAG AATGAAATGAACGAACGTGAATTATCTGCCCTTAAAGCTGTCATCAAGTGCATCGAGGAGCACAAACTTGAAGATCAATACCCTGTCGATCCACTTCAGAATCGAATCCTCCAGCTAGAGAAAGCAAAGGCTGACAAGAGGAGGGCAGCTGAAGCTGCAAGGCCACAATCCAAGAGACCCCGTGCCAGTGGCAGCCTTTACGCCCCTCGTGTCACCAGCATGCCTGACAAAAGCTTCTACCATGCACCCCCTGAGAGATATCTGTATCCTTACGATAGGCAGTATGTGTACGCAGCCGAAGCTCATCATCCTCCTCTGGTGAATTCTGCTCCATACACCACCATCTCCCCTACTCATACCACTTACTATGGAAATGGCTACCAGGTCCAGTACCAGACTGCCTATCTGCACTAA